In one Bombyx mori chromosome 22, ASM3026992v2 genomic region, the following are encoded:
- the LOC101738950 gene encoding uncharacterized protein LOC101738950 yields MESHDNSYESMDVDYSANSVTHMDISYNDSQVYATQIKKEKLDECVDIGEPISPCVSAEDIKSSSSKPMKTFHIIKTQPKMNKITPQFKIISIVGVLAMSVIIYHLLKFECSDEFDLKQLKETLSNQVYGQNKAINSIIHVLNKEGTKLLFFYGSTGVGKTYTASIIMELFGKKSNLYHYTMPSFEEIFSTDFMYGLILCKSSLFIVDGLSRNDKIVNQHVKDLIKKSQELDKNITIILIYSCDNLNNYMKMCDENFHVKVTEDFKDVNVHKAFVKFDLLNNLHLRQCIQKEASSQNLKNVDYEKLLKNFDVAVDGCKGVHTKIKLL; encoded by the coding sequence ATGGAATCTCACGATAATAGCTACGAATCCATGGATGTGGATTACAGTGCCAATTCTGTTACACATATGGATATTTCATATAACGACTCGCAAGTCTACGCGACACAAATTAAAAAGGAAAAGTTAGATGAATGTGTCGATATAGGGGAACCCATTTCACCCTGTGTGAGTGCTGAGGATATTAAAAGTTCGTCCTCGAAACCAATGAAAACTTTTCACATTATTAAAACTCAACCTAAGATGAATAAAATAACGCCtcaatttaaaatcatttccaTTGTTGGGGTTTTAGCCATGTCAGTAATAATCtatcatttactaaaatttgaaTGTTCTGATGAATtcgatttaaaacaattaaaggaAACACTCTCAAATCAAGTATATGGACAAAACAAAGCCATTAATTCAATCATTCATGTATTAAATAAAGAAGGAAcaaagttactttttttttatggaagtACAGGAGTAGGTAAAACTTATACTGCTTCCATAATAATGGAATTGTTtggaaaaaaatctaatttatacCACTATACGATGCCTAGTTTTGAAGAAATTTTCTCCACAGACTTCATGTATGGCTTAATACTGTGTAAGAGTTCACTCTTCATTGTTGATGGACTGAGTAGAAATGATAAAATTGTGAACCAACATGTAAAAgatcttataaaaaaaagccaAGAACTAGATAAGAATATcactattatattaatatacagttGTGATAACTTgaataattatatgaaaatgtGTGATGAGAATTTTCACGTAAAAGTAACTGAAGACTTTAAAGATGTAAATGTACATAAGGCATTTGTTAAATTTGATTTGTTAAATAACTTACATTTGAGACAATGTATACAAAAAGAGGCAAGCAGCCAGAACCTAAAAAATGTTGATTACGAAAAACTTCTGAAGAATTTTGATGTTGCGGTAGATGGGTGTAAAGGAGTTCACACAAAGATTAAATTGCTTTAA
- the CaMKII gene encoding ca2 /calmodulin-dependent protein kinase II isoform X1, with amino-acid sequence MANPNRESVSTRFSDNYELKEELGKGAFSIVRRAVQKSTGYEFAAKIINTKKLSARDFQKLEREARICRKLQHPNIVRLHDSIQEEHCHYLVFDLVTGGELFEDIVAREFYSEADASHCIQQILESVHHCHHNGVVHRDLKPENLLLASKAKGAAVKLADFGLAIEVQGDQQAWFGFAGTPGYLSPEVLKKEPYGKPVDIWACGVILYILLVGYPPFWDEDQYRLYAQIKAGAYDYPSPEWDTVTPEAKSLINQMLTVNPSKRITASEALKHPWICHRERVASVMHRQETVDCLKKFNARRKLKGAILTTMLATRNFSGKSMVNKKGDGSQVKESTDSSTTLEDDDLDKDKKGVDRACTVISKEHDEEALTKADSFGKARGDSNASLRRAEVIKVTEVLIDAINNGDYDTYSKLCDPNVTAFDPDALGNLIEGVEFHKFFIDNTPPHVKTNTTILNPRVHLLGDDVAVIAYVCVTQSVDSEGRRATHQSQETRIWHKRHNKWTAVHFHRS; translated from the coding sequence ATGGCTAATCCAAATCGTGAAAGTGTTAGCACGCGGTTTTCGGACAACTATGAACTTAAGGAAGAATTAGGCAAGGGCGCCTTCTCGATTGTTAGGAGAGCTGTACAAAAGTCTACTGGATACGAGTTTGCGGCAAAAATCATAAATACCAAGAAACTCTCTGCAAGAGACTTCCAGAAATTGGAACGAGAAGCAAGAATCTGTCGTAAACTACAGCATCCCAATATTGTGCGACTACATGATTCCATTCAAGAAGAACATTGCCATTACCTTGTCTTTGATTTGGTTACCGGGGGTGAATTATTTGAAGACATAGTGGCGCGAGAATTTTATTCTGAAGCTGATGCGTCACACTGCATTCAGCAAATATTAGAATCTGTCCATCACTGTCACCATAATGGAGTTGTGCACAGAGATCTGAAACCAGAAAATCTTTTGCTCGCAAGCAAAGCTAAGGGAGCTGCTGTCAAGTTGGCCGATTTTGGGTTAGCTATCGAAGTTCAAGGAGATCAACAAGCATGGTTCGGATTCGCAGGTACACCCGGTTACTTATCGCCTGAAGTATTAAAAAAGGAACCTTATGGTAAACCAGTGGATATATGGGCTTGTGGGGTCATTCTATACATATTGTTAGTTGGCTACCCTCCATTTTGGGATGAAGATCAGTATCGTCTCTATGCGCAAATCAAAGCGGGAGCATATGATTATCCGTCTCCTGAGTGGGATACCGTTACTCCTGAAGCTAAGAGCCTTATTAATCAAATGCTTACTGTTAATCCTAGCAAAAGGATCACCGCTTCCGAAGCTCTGAAACATCCATGGATTTGCCACCGGGAACGCGTTGCTTCAGTTATGCATAGACAGGAAACTGTGGATTGTTTGAAAAAATTCAATGCACGTCGCAAGCTCAAGGGTGCAATTTTAACAACGATGCTTGCTACCAGAAATTTCTCTGGTAAATcaatggttaataaaaaaggcgatGGATCGCAAGTAAAAGAGTCTACTGATAGTAGTACAACGCTTGAAGATGATGATTTAGACAAAGACAAGAAAGGAGTGGACCGAGCATGCACGGTTATATCTAAAGAACATGACGAAGAAGCCCTGACAAAAGCGGACTCGTTTGGAAAAGCTCGGGGCGATAGTAATGCTTCTTTGCGCCGAGCGGAAGTGATTAAGGTTACTGAGGTGCTGATAGATGCAATCAATAATGGTGATTACGACACATATTCCAAGCTATGTGATCCCAATGTGACAGCTTTTGATCCTGATGCTCTAGGAAATCTGATTGAAGGTGTAGAATTCCATAAATTCTTTATTGACAATACACCGCCACATGTGAAAACTAATACCACTATTCTGAATCCAAGAGTACATCTTCTCGGTGATGATGTTGCAGTCATAGCATACGTCTGCGTAACACAAAGCGTAGATTCCGAAGGTCGACGGGCTACACACCAATCACAAGAGACTCGCATTTGGCACAAACGTCACAACAAGTGGACTGCCGTTCATTTCCATCGCTCCTAA